A stretch of Pangasianodon hypophthalmus isolate fPanHyp1 chromosome 9, fPanHyp1.pri, whole genome shotgun sequence DNA encodes these proteins:
- the LOC117597918 gene encoding ribonuclease inhibitor-like, which translates to MRYCSITTEGCAALASALRSNSSSHLTELNLNGNNPGESGVKLLSDLLKDPHCKLETLHLRVCNLTEESCRVLSSVLSSNSSSLRELDLSNNNLQDSGVKLLSAGLENPHCTLETLRMWGCSITDEGCAALSSALRSNSSSHLKELDLNCNNPGESGVKLLSDLLKDPHCKLETLHIKDYKLTRMDV; encoded by the exons ATGCGTTACTGCAGTATTACAactgaaggttgtgctgctctggcttcagctctgaggtcaaactcctcatcacacctgacaGAACTGAATCTAAATggtaataatccaggagaatcaggagtgaagctgctctctgatctactgaaggatccacactgtaaactggagacactaca tctgcgtgtgtgtaatctgacagaggaaagctgtagagttctgtcctcagttctcagctcaaactcctccagtctgagagaactggacctgagtaacaataatctgcaggattcaggagtgaagctgctctctgctggactggagaatccacactgtacactggagacactaag GATGTGGggctgcagtattacagatgaaggttgtgctgctttGTCTTCAGCCctgaggtcaaactcctcatcacacctgaaaGAACTGGATCTGAACTgtaataatccaggagaatcaggagtgaagctgctctctgatctactgaaggatccacattgtaaactggagacactaca cattAAGGATTATAAACTCACCAGAATGGATGTGTAA